The following coding sequences are from one Musa acuminata AAA Group cultivar baxijiao chromosome BXJ2-4, Cavendish_Baxijiao_AAA, whole genome shotgun sequence window:
- the LOC103982854 gene encoding SPX domain-containing protein 5 isoform X1 — protein sequence MKFGKRLKKQVEESLPEWRDKFLSYKDLKKLVRLTSAAQPCSRVEAEFVQMLNAEIDKFNAFFVEQEEDFIIRQRELQERIKRVMEDDGTGGSQPSEMEHAKEMSRIRKDIVNFHGEMVLLENYSSINYTALFSREETKKVLEELAIAGLAKILKKYDKRTGRVLRLPFIEKVLKQPFFTTDLVSEMVKECERTIELVLPVADRGQSEQGRKGALVAAEQSVFRNTIAALVTMQELRKGSSTYGHFSLPPLSLPDLQLPSPIPILQ from the exons ATGAAGTTTGGCAAGAGGCTCAAGAAGCAGGTGGAGGAGAGCCTCCCCGAGTGGAGAGACAAGTTTCTCTCCTACAAGGACCTCAAGAAGCTGGTCCGGCTCACCTCCGCGGCGCAACCTTGTTCCAGAGTGGAGGCTGAGTTCGTCCAGATGCTGAACGCTGAGATCGACAAGTTCAACGCCTTCTTCGTCGAGCAGGAGGAGGACTTCATCATCAGGCAAAGG GAGCTACAGGAGAGGATCAAGAGAGTGATGGAGGACGATGGGACTGGAGGGAGCCAACCGTCGGAGATGGAGCACGCCAAAGAGATGTCAAGGATTAGGAAGGACATTGTGAACTTCCATGGGGAAATGGTGCTGCTGGAGAACTACAGTAGCATCAATTACACAG CATTGTTCAGcagagaagaaacaaaaaaggTTTTAGAAGAGTTGGCCATTGCAGGGCTAGCAAAGATCTTGAAGAAGTACGACAAGCGAACAGGGAGAGTATTGAGATTGCCGTTCATCGAGAAGGTCTTGAAACAGCCCTTCTTCACAACAGACCTTGTCTCGGAGATGGTCAAGGAATGTGAGAGAACCATCGAGCTTGTGCTTCCGGTTGCTGATCGTGGGCAGTCCGAACAAGGAAGGAAGGGGGCGTTGGTGGCAGCAGAACAGAGCGTCTTCAGGAACACGATTGCAGCGTTGGTGACTATGCAGGAGTTGAGGAAGGGAAGCTCCACTTACGGTCACTTCTCCCTGCCTCCTTTGAGCTTGCCTGATCTCCAACTTCCTTCTCCCATTCCTATCCTCCAATAG
- the LOC103982854 gene encoding SPX domain-containing protein 3 isoform X2 has protein sequence MKFGKRLKKQVEESLPEWRDKFLSYKDLKKLVRLTSAAQPCSRVEAEFVQMLNAEIDKFNAFFVEQEEDFIIRQRELQERIKRVMEDDGTGGSQPSEMEHAKEMSRIRKDIVNFHGEMVLLENYSSINYTGLAKILKKYDKRTGRVLRLPFIEKVLKQPFFTTDLVSEMVKECERTIELVLPVADRGQSEQGRKGALVAAEQSVFRNTIAALVTMQELRKGSSTYGHFSLPPLSLPDLQLPSPIPILQ, from the exons ATGAAGTTTGGCAAGAGGCTCAAGAAGCAGGTGGAGGAGAGCCTCCCCGAGTGGAGAGACAAGTTTCTCTCCTACAAGGACCTCAAGAAGCTGGTCCGGCTCACCTCCGCGGCGCAACCTTGTTCCAGAGTGGAGGCTGAGTTCGTCCAGATGCTGAACGCTGAGATCGACAAGTTCAACGCCTTCTTCGTCGAGCAGGAGGAGGACTTCATCATCAGGCAAAGG GAGCTACAGGAGAGGATCAAGAGAGTGATGGAGGACGATGGGACTGGAGGGAGCCAACCGTCGGAGATGGAGCACGCCAAAGAGATGTCAAGGATTAGGAAGGACATTGTGAACTTCCATGGGGAAATGGTGCTGCTGGAGAACTACAGTAGCATCAATTACACAG GGCTAGCAAAGATCTTGAAGAAGTACGACAAGCGAACAGGGAGAGTATTGAGATTGCCGTTCATCGAGAAGGTCTTGAAACAGCCCTTCTTCACAACAGACCTTGTCTCGGAGATGGTCAAGGAATGTGAGAGAACCATCGAGCTTGTGCTTCCGGTTGCTGATCGTGGGCAGTCCGAACAAGGAAGGAAGGGGGCGTTGGTGGCAGCAGAACAGAGCGTCTTCAGGAACACGATTGCAGCGTTGGTGACTATGCAGGAGTTGAGGAAGGGAAGCTCCACTTACGGTCACTTCTCCCTGCCTCCTTTGAGCTTGCCTGATCTCCAACTTCCTTCTCCCATTCCTATCCTCCAATAG
- the LOC103983461 gene encoding pollen receptor-like kinase 3: MKKANELKKKNKRLITEGRVDERMRKTKVAFAFVFYLLIHLMVLAQPAAADGTAASMTDATALLLLKDSFKDAADALSSWSSSTPPCGPPSQWLGVICLHGIVIGLRLANLGLSGTINVDALSHFKGLRSVSLNNNNLSGPLPPGLASVRTMRSFFLSHNRFDGEIPDAVFSSMSRLKKLWLDHNQFSGPIPTSIFNATKLTELRLDDNAFDGLIPSLNLSSLKSFNASNNRLTGPIPASLARFDASSFAGNPDLCGPPLSSTPCPTTSPAPTMVELPKEQSSFGKTLAILVGIAVAVASLIAIVTLLRGRRREDKFDTLSMVASAEAMESAAVAAPPQVPGSIQKQAEESGSSHKRSGSRRGTGTAAVRGAAELVMINEDKGAFSLTDMMKASAEVLGNGGLGSAYKAAMANGLTVVVKRMRDANRIGKEAFDGEMRRIGKLRHPNVLTPLAYHYRKEEKLIVSEYVPMGSLRYVLHGDRGPNYHALDWPTRLKIARGMARGMAYLHAELASLDVPHGNLKSANVLLGDDFEPMITDHGLAALVGAAQASQVMFSYRTPEGTQHRLVSPKSDVYCLGIVILELITGKFPSQYINNTKGGTDVVQWAASAIAEKREAELLDRVIASHPSTGDMVRLLRVGAACVDPDPEQRPEMADVAVLIGEIADAAAVEQ; encoded by the exons ATGAAAAAAGCAAACGaattaaagaagaaaaacaagAGGCTGATAACCGAAGGAAGAGTTGACGAAAGAATGAGGAAGACGAAGGTGGCATTTGCTTTCGTCTTCTACCTTCTGATCCACCTGATGGTCCTCGCGCAGCCGGCAGCTGCAGATGGGACGGCGGCCTCAATGACGGACGCCAcggccctcctcctcctcaaggACTCCTTCAAAGACGCCGCCGACGCCCTCTCCTCGTGGTCCTCCTCCACCCCTCCCTGCGGCCCCCCCTCACAATGGTTAGGAGTCATCTGCCTCCACGGCATCGTCATCGGTCTCCGCCTCGCCAACCTCGGCCTCTCCGGTACAATCAATGTTGACGCCCTCTCCCACTTCAAGGGCCTCCGCTCCGTCAGcctcaacaacaacaacctcTCCGGTCCCCTCCCGCCGGGCCTCGCGAGCGTCCGCACCATGAGGTCCTTCTTCCTCTCCCACAACCGCTTCGATGGCGAGATCCCCGACGCGGTCTTCAGCTCCATGAGCCGCCTCAAGAAGCTCTGGCTCGATCATAACCAGTTCTCAGGGCCCATCCCCACCTCCATCTTCAACGCCACCAAGCTCACCGAGCTCCGTCTCGACGACAACGCCTTCGACGGCCTCATCCCTTCCCTCAACCTCTCTTCTCTCAAGTCGTTCAATGCCTCCAACAACCGCCTCACCGGACCCATTCCAGCCTCCCTGGCTCGCTTTGACGCCTCCTCTTTTGCGGGAAATCCGGATCTATGCGGCCCCCCTCTCAGCTCCACCCCCTGCCCCACAACGAGCCCGGCCCCAACCATGGTGGAGCTGCCGAAGGAGCAGAGTAGCTTCGGAAAGACACTCGCTATCCTGGTCGGGATAGCGGTGGCGGTGGCCTCCCTCATCGCCATAGTCACGTTATTGCGCGGACGACGGCGGGAGGACAAATTTGATACGCTCAGCATGGTGGCCTCCGCCGAGGCTATGGAGTCGGCTGCTGTAGCTGCACCGCCGCAAGTCCCTGGTTCGATTCAAAAGCAGGCGGAGGAGTCCGGATCGAGCCACAAGCGGTCCGGGTCGAGACGAGGCACGGGGACGGCGGCCGTGCGCGGGGCTGCTGAGCTGGTCATGATCAACGAAGATAAGGGCGCGTTCAGCCTTACGGACATGATGAAGGCCTCCGCCGAGGTGCTCGGCAATGGCGGCCTCGGATCCGCCTACAAGGCCGCCATGGCCAACGGCTTGACCGTCGTCGTCAAGCGGATGCGGGACGCGAACCGGATCGGAAAGGAGGCCTTCGACGGGGAGATGAGGCGGATCGGCAAGCTTCGCCACCCCAACGTCCTCACACCACTGGCCTACCATTACCGCAAGGAGGAGAAGCTCATTGTCTCCGAGTACGTCCCCATGGGCAGCCTGCGCTACGTGCTCCACG GGGATCGGGGGCCGAACTACCATGCGTTGGACTGGCCGACGCGGCTAAAGATCGCGCGGGGGATGGCGCGCGGCATGGCGTACCTCCACGCCGAGCTGGCCTCCCTCGACGTGCCCCATGGCAACCTCAAGTCCGCCAACGTCCTCCTCGGCGACGACTTCGAGCCGATGATCACCGACCACGGCCTCGCTGCGCTGGTCGGCGCGGCGCAGGCGTCGCAGGTCATGTTCTCCTACCGGACACCCGAGGGCACACAGCACCGCCTGGTGTCGCCCAAGTCCGACGTCTACTGCCTCGGGATCGTCATCCTGGAGCTGATCACCGGAAAATTCCCGTCGCAGTACATAAACAACACCAAGGGCGGAACCGACGTCGTGCAGTGGGCGGCGTCGGCCATCGCGGAGAAGCGGGAGGCCGAGCTATTGGACCGGGTCATCGCATCCCACCCTTCGACGGGCGACATGGTGCGGCTCCTCAGGGTCGGCGCCGCGTGCGTCGACCCGGACCCGGAGCAGAGGCCGGAGATGGCGGATGTGGCGGTGCTCATCGGGGAGATCGCGGACGCCGCTGCCGTCGAACAGTGA
- the LOC135610960 gene encoding DNA-directed RNA polymerases II, IV and V subunit 9A-like isoform X2, which produces MKCGRVSSTSERVIRVLGLAKGFGARIGSAAEMSVMKFCRGCNNVLYPKEDREQRILLFACRNCDHQEVADDCIAYRMEINHSVGECSQVLQDVAADPALPRTRNVRCANCNRPEAVFFQAPSKAEVGMALFFICCNPNCGHRWRD; this is translated from the exons ATGAAATGTGGACGCGTGTCGAGCACTTCTGAGAGGGTTATAAGGGTTTTAGGTTTGGCCAAAGGATTCGGAGCGCGAATTGGATCAGCGGCAGAGATGAGCGTGATGAAGTTCTGCCGCGGATG CAACAATGTTCTGTATCCGAAGGAGGACAGGGAGCAAAGGATCCTCCTCTTCGCCTGCCGGAACTGCGATCACCAG GAGGTTGCCGATGACTGTATCGCCTATAGAATGGAGATAAATCATTCTGTTGGTGAATGCTCTCAAGTGCTACAGGATGTAGCAGCTGATCCAGCTCTCCCTCGCACAAGGAATGTCAGATGCGCAAATTGCAATCGCCCAGAAGCTGTATTCTTTCAG GCACCATCAAAGGCGGAGGTGGGCATGGCACTGTTCTTCATTTGCTGCAACCCAAACTGCGGGCATAGGTGGAGAGATTGA
- the LOC135610960 gene encoding DNA-directed RNA polymerases II, IV and V subunit 9A-like isoform X1: protein MKCGRVSSTSERVIRVLGLAKGFGARIGSAAEMSVMKFCRGCNNVLYPKEDREQRILLFACRNCDHQEVADDCIAYRMEINHSVGECSQVLQDVAADPALPRTRNVRCANCNRPEAVFFQMYHGFSIQLLDFFHEHVWLFSHVVIKQLLQP, encoded by the exons ATGAAATGTGGACGCGTGTCGAGCACTTCTGAGAGGGTTATAAGGGTTTTAGGTTTGGCCAAAGGATTCGGAGCGCGAATTGGATCAGCGGCAGAGATGAGCGTGATGAAGTTCTGCCGCGGATG CAACAATGTTCTGTATCCGAAGGAGGACAGGGAGCAAAGGATCCTCCTCTTCGCCTGCCGGAACTGCGATCACCAG GAGGTTGCCGATGACTGTATCGCCTATAGAATGGAGATAAATCATTCTGTTGGTGAATGCTCTCAAGTGCTACAGGATGTAGCAGCTGATCCAGCTCTCCCTCGCACAAGGAATGTCAGATGCGCAAATTGCAATCGCCCAGAAGCTGTATTCTTTCAG ATGTATCATGGCTTCAGTATACAACTTTTGGACTTTTTTCATGAACATGTTTGGTTGTTCTCGCATGTTGTCATTAAACAGTTGCTTCAGCCGTGA
- the LOC135610961 gene encoding auxin-responsive protein SAUR78-like yields MHVKQMAGKLGKLKCMLKRWHSRSRLHAGSPSAAVRSHDDENSPTDLHPVYVGRSRRRYLISSDLVGHPLFQVLAQRSVNPDGGKVVVDCEVVLFEHLLWMLENAEPPPESIDELVEFYACC; encoded by the coding sequence ATGCATGTCAAGCAAATGGCAGGGAAGCTCGGCAAGCTCAAATGCATGCTGAAGAGATGGCATTCCCGCAGCCGCCTCCACGCAGGCAGCCCCTCTGCGGCGGTTCGGTCCCACGACGACGAGAACTCTCCGACCGACCTCCACCCTGTCTACGTCGGTAGGTCCCGCCGGCGTTACCTAATCAGCTCCGACCTCGTCGGCCATCCTCTCTTCCAGGTCCTCGCGCAGCGATCCGTTAATCCAGACGGTGGAAAGGTCGTCGTCGATTGCGAGGTCGTGCTGTTTGAGCACCTCCTCTGGATGCTCGAGAACGCTGAGCCGCCGCCCGAGTCCATCGACGAGCTGGTGGAGTTCTACGCCTGCTGCTGA
- the LOC135610959 gene encoding mitochondrial ATP-independent inner membrane protease subunit 1a-like isoform X2, with protein sequence MMMIRMGKTACPCVSQLPQRRRGPRPMSTAGSRIASFLSGAAARFGKVPWREIREEAFDRAVLVLKAACFVHVVNTYVVGIAFVRGPSMLPTINLTGDVVAVERVSPRWGSLAVGDVVILLSPENPRKTVAKRVLGLEGDAVTFLVDPARGSASQTVVVPGGHVWVQGDNIYSSRDSRQFGPVPYGLIQGRAFCKLRQTNMVAAAVS encoded by the exons ATGATGATGATAAGAATGGGGAAGACGGCGTGCCCTTGCGTATCACAGCTCCCGCAGCGCCGCCGTGGCCCGCGCCCAATGTCGACCGCGGGGAGCCGCATCGCTTCCTTCCTCAGCGGCGCCGCCGCCCGATTCGGGAAGGTGCCCTGGCGGGAGATCCGGGAGGAGGCCTTCGACCGTGCCGTCCTCGTCCTCAAGGCCGCCTGCTTCGTCCACGTCGTCAACACCTACGTCGTCGGCATCGCCTTC GTGCGCGGCCCGAGTATGCTGCCCACCATCAATCTCACCGGCGACGTCGTTGCCGTGGAGCGCGTCTCGCCGCGCTGGGGATCTCTGGCCGTTGGGGACGTGGTCATCCTCTTGTCGCCGGAGAATCCGAGGAAGACCGTCGCCAAGCGGGTGCTGGGGCTCGAGGGCGACGCCGTCACCTTCCTCGTCGATCCCGCTCGCGGGAGCGCGTCTCAGACAGTCGTG GTACCGGGAGGCCATGTATGGGTGCAGGGAGATAACATATATTCTTCAAGAGATTCGAGGCAATTCGGTCCTGTACCTTACGGGCTTATCCAAGGGAGAGCTTTTTGTAAG TTGCGACAAACAAACATGGTTGCAGCCGCTGTTAGTTGA
- the LOC135610959 gene encoding mitochondrial ATP-independent inner membrane protease subunit 1a-like isoform X1: MMMIRMGKTACPCVSQLPQRRRGPRPMSTAGSRIASFLSGAAARFGKVPWREIREEAFDRAVLVLKAACFVHVVNTYVVGIAFVRGPSMLPTINLTGDVVAVERVSPRWGSLAVGDVVILLSPENPRKTVAKRVLGLEGDAVTFLVDPARGSASQTVVVPGGHVWVQGDNIYSSRDSRQFGPVPYGLIQGRAFCKVWPPEAVGLIGQKL; the protein is encoded by the exons ATGATGATGATAAGAATGGGGAAGACGGCGTGCCCTTGCGTATCACAGCTCCCGCAGCGCCGCCGTGGCCCGCGCCCAATGTCGACCGCGGGGAGCCGCATCGCTTCCTTCCTCAGCGGCGCCGCCGCCCGATTCGGGAAGGTGCCCTGGCGGGAGATCCGGGAGGAGGCCTTCGACCGTGCCGTCCTCGTCCTCAAGGCCGCCTGCTTCGTCCACGTCGTCAACACCTACGTCGTCGGCATCGCCTTC GTGCGCGGCCCGAGTATGCTGCCCACCATCAATCTCACCGGCGACGTCGTTGCCGTGGAGCGCGTCTCGCCGCGCTGGGGATCTCTGGCCGTTGGGGACGTGGTCATCCTCTTGTCGCCGGAGAATCCGAGGAAGACCGTCGCCAAGCGGGTGCTGGGGCTCGAGGGCGACGCCGTCACCTTCCTCGTCGATCCCGCTCGCGGGAGCGCGTCTCAGACAGTCGTG GTACCGGGAGGCCATGTATGGGTGCAGGGAGATAACATATATTCTTCAAGAGATTCGAGGCAATTCGGTCCTGTACCTTACGGGCTTATCCAAGGGAGAGCTTTTTGTAAG GTCTGGCCACCTGAAGCTGTTGGATTGATTGGACAAAAGTTGTAA